Proteins found in one Triticum aestivum cultivar Chinese Spring chromosome 4D, IWGSC CS RefSeq v2.1, whole genome shotgun sequence genomic segment:
- the LOC123096139 gene encoding serpin-ZX translates to MATTDIRLSIGHQTRFALRLASAISSPSHAKGSAGNAAFSPLSLHVALSLVAAGAGGATRDQLAAALGSAEKGEAEGLHALAEQVVQVVLADASGAGGPRVAFANGVFVDASLKLKPSFKDLTVGKYKAETQSVDFQTKAAEVAGQVNSWVEKITTGLIKEILPAGSVDNTTRLVLGNALYFKGAWTEKFDASKTKDEKFHLLDGSSVQTPFMSSTKKQYISCSDSLKVLKLPYQQGEDKRQFSMYILLPEAQDGLWNLANKLSTEPEFLENHIPMQKVPVGQFKLPKFKISFGFEASDMLKGLGLQLPFSEEADLSEMVDSPAGLYVSSVFHKSFVEVNEEGTEAAAATASVVTLRSLPVEPVKVDFVADHPFLFLIREDLTGVVLFVGHVFNPLVSA, encoded by the exons ATGGCGACCACCGACATCCGCCTCTCCATCGGGCACCAGACCCGCTTCGCCCTCCGCCTCGCCTCCGCCATCTCCTCGCCCTCCCACGCCAAGGGATCCGCCGGCAACGCCGCCTTCTCCCCGCTCTCGCTCCACGTCGCGCTCAGCCTCGTCGCGGCGGGCGCCGGCGGCGCCACCCGCGACCAGCTCGCCGCCGCGCTTGGGTCCGCGGAGAAAGGCGAGGCCGAGGGCCTCCACGCGCTCGCCGAGCAGGTGGTTCAGGTCGTGCTCGCCGACGCGTCGGGCGCCGGCGGCCCGCGCGTCGCCTTCGCCAACGGCGTCTTCGTCGACGCGTCGCTCAAGCTCAAGCCTTCCTTCAAGGATCTCACTGTGGGCAAGTACAAGGCCGAGACACAGTCCGTGGACTTCCAAACTAAG GCTGCTGAAGTTGCTGGTCAAGTGAACTCCTGGGTAGAGAAAATCACAACAGGTCTCATCAAAGAGATCCTCCCTGCAGGATCTGTTGATAACACCACTAGACTGGTTCTTGGTAATGCCCTTTATTTCAAAGGAGCTTGGACTGAGAAGTTTGACGCGTCCAAGACAAAAGATGAGAAGTTCCACCTCCTTGATGGGAGCTCAGTTCAAACACCGTTCATGTCCAGTACAAAGAAGCAATACATTTCGTGTTCTGACAGCTTGAAGGTACTGAAGCTTCCTTACCAGCAAGGCGAGGACAAGAGGCAGTTCTCCATGTACATTCTTCTTCCAGAAGCACAGGATGGTCTCTGGAACTTGGCCAACAAGTTGAGCACCGAACCAGAGTTCTTGGAAAACCATATCCCAATGCAGAAGGTTCCTGTCGGGCAGTTCAAGCTTCCGAAGTTCAAGATATCATTTGGATTTGAAGCGTCTGATATGCTCAAAGGTTTGGGTCTCCAGCTGCCGTTCAGCGAAGAGGCAGATCTTTCGGAGATGGTGGATTCACCGGCGGGCTTATACGTCTCATCCGTTTTCCACAAGTCGTTTGTCGAGGTGAACGAAGAAGGCACCGAGGCTGCCGCTGCAACTGCTTCAGTGGTCACACTTAGGTCACTGCCAGTGGAGCCCGTGAAGGTGGATTTCGTCgcggatcaccctttcctcttccttATCCGAGAAGACCTCACAGGGGTGGTGCTATTCGTCGGCCATGTGTTCAATCCCTTGGTGTCTGCATGA
- the LOC123096140 gene encoding serine/threonine-protein kinase SAPK10, which translates to MDRAALTVGPGMDMPIMHDGDRYELVKDIGSGNFGVARLMRNRADGQLVAVKYIERGEKIDENVQREIINHRSLRHPNIIRFKEVILTPTHLAIVMEYASGGELFERICNAGRFSEDEARFFFQQLLSGVSYCHSMQVCHRDLKLENTLLDGSTAPRLKICDFGYSKSSVLHSQPKSTVGTPAYIAPEVLLKKEYDGKIADVWSCGVTLYVMLVGAYPFEDPDEPKNFRKTIQRILSVQYSIPDYVHISSECRDLIAKIFVGNPATRITIPEIRNHPWFLKNLPADLVDDSTMSSQYEEPEQPMQSMDEIMQILAEATIPAAGSRINQFLNDGLDLDDDMDDLDSDADLDVESSGEIVYAM; encoded by the exons ATGGACCGGGCGGCGCTGACGGTGGGGCCGGGCATGGACATGCCCATAATGCACGACGGCGACCGCTACGAGCTCGTCAAGGACATCGGCTCCGGCAACTTCGGCGTCGCGCGCCTCATGCGCAACCGCGCCGACGGCCAGCTCGTCGCCGTCAAGTACATCGAGCGAGGGGAGAAG ATTGACGAGAACGTGCAGCGGGAGATCATCAACCACAGGTCGCTGCGCCACCCCAACATCATCCGCTTCAAGGAGGTCATCCTCACCCCGACGCACCTCGCCATCGTCATGGAGTACGCCTCCGGCGGGGAGCTCTTCGAGCGCATCTGCAACGCCGGCAGGTTCAGCGAGGACGAG GCGCGTTTCTTCTTCCAGCAGCTGCTCTCAGGAGTCAGCTACTGCCACTCCATG CAAGTATGCCATCGTGACTTGAAGCTGGAGAACACCCTGCTGGACGGGAGCACGGCTCCTCGCCTCAAGATATGCGACTTTGGCTATTCCAAG TCGTCGGTTCTTCATTCGCAGCCAAAATCTACCGTTGGAACACCGGCATACATTGCTCCGGAGGTTCTTCTGAAGAAGGAATATGATGGAAAG ATTGCGGATGTGTGGTCCTGTGGAGTGACACTTTATGTTATGCTAGTTGGTGCATATCCCTTTGAGGATCCTGATGAGCCCAAAAATTTTAGGAAGACAATTCAG AGGATATTGAGTGTGCAGTACTCGATTCCCGATTACGTGCACATATCTTCCGAGTGTCGAGATCTTATCGCCAAGATTTTCGTTGGCAACCCAGCTACC AGAATCACAATCCCGGAGATAAGAAACCATCCGTGGTTCTTGAAGAACCTCCCAGCTGACCTAGTGGACGACAGCACCATGAGCAGCCAGTATGAGGAGCCTGAACAGCCGATGCAGAGCATGGACGAGATCATGCAGATCCTGGCGGAGGCCACCATCCCGGCCGCTGGTTCCCGGATCAACCAGTTCTTGAACGACGGTCTGGACCTTGACGACGACATGGACGACCTTGATTCAGACGCCGACCTCGACGTCGAAAGCAGCGGGGAGATAGTGTATGCTATGTGA